The proteins below are encoded in one region of Heliomicrobium gestii:
- a CDS encoding PadR family transcriptional regulator produces the protein MKGQDVILGILLDGPMSGYDIKQYFEKYLPDMFVASFGTIYPTLNRMEKEGYIEKEIIVQEGKPNKHLYRVTTQGKEAFHAYIQSPIEPKTIKYDFMMRLVFGKHASEGQILNWLHQELAQLKSDLEKLKGLEQEPCLCHGEDLALRLGLAIQQAGVTELETIIAEFASAPEPPDTIDTDADIRKGTSC, from the coding sequence TTGAAAGGCCAAGACGTGATCCTGGGCATCCTCCTCGATGGGCCCATGTCCGGCTATGACATCAAGCAGTATTTTGAAAAATACCTGCCCGACATGTTCGTGGCCTCCTTCGGCACCATCTACCCCACACTCAACCGGATGGAGAAGGAGGGGTACATCGAGAAAGAGATCATCGTCCAGGAAGGAAAACCGAACAAGCACCTCTACCGCGTCACCACACAGGGGAAAGAAGCCTTCCATGCCTACATACAGAGCCCTATCGAACCGAAAACGATCAAGTATGATTTTATGATGCGCCTGGTTTTCGGCAAACATGCCTCGGAAGGTCAGATCCTGAACTGGCTCCACCAAGAGTTGGCCCAGTTGAAATCCGATCTGGAGAAATTAAAGGGCCTGGAACAGGAGCCCTGTCTCTGCCACGGCGAAGACCTGGCGCTGCGGCTCGGATTGGCGATCCAACAAGCCGGCGTCACCGAACTGGAGACCATCATCGCCGAATTCGCTTCTGCGCCGGAACCGCCCGATACAATCGACACAGATGCGGACATAAGGAAGGGGACATCATGCTAA
- a CDS encoding efflux RND transporter periplasmic adaptor subunit: MLKRHMVSSAALILSASLLLTACGKTEPQSEARSVEVMTVTRSNQQLDNEFSGTLQGLEEATLSFEVGGRIAATLAKEGDTLPAGGILAQIDPSDYALELDAAAAATAQSGASLRQVENGATSYEVTQAQATMEKARANVERLRSDMERYKALYEGGALSKKDYEGAQTQLTVAENDFTYADQVYQNVLHGARAEVKDQTQAIYDQTLSRQKKAALALDKTRLKAPFAGTVIAKLNSTGQLVGAGTAIYKLAAIDTLKVVIPVPDREIANWQKGGAVTIELYGQKRDGQVKYVYPAANQSTGTVGVEIWIDNPNHDWLSGQVVRVHHVTKVKEGLWAPVQAVVRRGQDKPFVFVLQEGHAVKRAVDIGELINNHLEIQSGVQPGEQIITSSVERLFDGDAVAPLAAPASSAGQNAAASATPASPATAPSTGGGPDK, encoded by the coding sequence ATGCTAAAACGTCACATGGTCAGCTCTGCCGCCCTCATCCTATCGGCCTCCCTGCTGCTGACGGCTTGTGGAAAAACAGAACCGCAGAGCGAAGCCCGCAGTGTCGAGGTCATGACGGTGACCAGAAGCAACCAGCAACTGGACAACGAATTTTCGGGCACCCTGCAAGGCCTGGAGGAGGCCACCTTATCCTTTGAGGTGGGCGGTCGCATCGCCGCGACACTGGCGAAAGAAGGCGACACCCTCCCTGCCGGCGGCATCCTGGCCCAGATCGATCCCTCCGACTACGCCCTCGAATTGGACGCCGCCGCGGCGGCAACGGCCCAATCGGGCGCCAGCCTGCGGCAGGTGGAAAACGGCGCCACATCCTACGAAGTCACACAGGCCCAGGCGACGATGGAAAAAGCCCGCGCCAATGTGGAGCGATTGCGCTCCGATATGGAACGCTACAAGGCCCTCTATGAGGGCGGCGCTCTCTCCAAGAAGGACTACGAAGGCGCCCAAACCCAGTTGACCGTCGCCGAGAATGATTTTACATACGCCGATCAGGTCTATCAAAACGTCCTCCACGGCGCCCGCGCGGAAGTCAAGGATCAGACCCAAGCGATCTATGACCAGACCCTGTCGCGCCAGAAAAAAGCCGCCCTGGCCCTGGACAAGACGCGGTTGAAAGCCCCCTTCGCCGGCACGGTGATCGCCAAACTGAACAGTACCGGGCAACTGGTCGGCGCCGGAACGGCCATCTACAAGCTCGCCGCCATCGACACCCTGAAGGTGGTCATCCCCGTGCCGGACCGGGAGATCGCCAACTGGCAAAAGGGCGGCGCCGTCACCATCGAACTGTACGGCCAAAAACGGGACGGCCAGGTCAAGTACGTCTACCCCGCCGCCAATCAAAGCACGGGAACGGTGGGCGTCGAGATCTGGATCGACAACCCGAACCATGATTGGCTGTCCGGTCAGGTCGTCCGCGTCCACCATGTGACCAAGGTGAAAGAGGGACTCTGGGCGCCGGTGCAGGCCGTCGTCCGCCGCGGTCAAGACAAACCCTTTGTCTTTGTCCTGCAAGAAGGTCATGCCGTTAAGCGCGCCGTCGACATCGGCGAACTGATCAACAACCACCTGGAGATCCAATCGGGCGTTCAACCGGGTGAACAGATCATCACCAGCAGCGTCGAGCGCCTCTTTGACGGCGACGCCGTCGCCCCCCTCGCCGCCCCGGCGTCCAGCGCCGGGCAAAACGCCGCCGCCTCTGCAACACCCGCCAGCCCCGCAACCGCCCCCTCGACTGGCGGAGGCCCGGACAAATGA